One region of Oryza sativa Japonica Group chromosome 10, ASM3414082v1 genomic DNA includes:
- the LOC4348513 gene encoding F-box/kelch-repeat protein SKIP30 yields MMSTLIDGLPNEVALQCLARVPFLSHPVLQMVCHSWRASVRNGELSKVRNQISATEDLLCVLAFEPENMWQLYDPLRDKWITLPVMPSQIRNIARFGVASVAGKLYVIGGGSDRVDPLTGDHDRIFASNEVWSYDPLCRLWVQRAPMLVARAMFACCALDGNIIVAGGFTNCRKSISKAEIYNPEADTWEPLPDLRQAHSSACSGLVIKGKMHVLHKGLPTVQILEDGNAWAVEDYSWLQGPMAMVRGELYVLSNSCIMKQRGVNFPDKMVSCASEFQSRIGFGMIGLGDNIYLVGGVIGPGPRNQCIKPLSDVDILNVTSERPTWLPGSPMTHCRGSISGCALLRI; encoded by the coding sequence ATGATGTCAACACTAATTGATGGTCTCCCTAATGAAGTTGCTCTTCAGTGCCTTGCACGGGTGCCATTTTTGTCCCATCCTGTTCTTCAAATGGTCTGCCATTCTTGGAGAGCATCTGTTCGAAATGGTGAGCTTTCCAAAGTTAGGAATCAGATTAGTGCGACTGAAGACCTGTTATGTGTGTTAGCATTTGAACCTGAAAACATGTGGCAGCTTTATGACCCTCTTCGAGATAAGTGGATAACCCTTCCTGTCATGCCATCTCAGATTAGGAATATTGCTCGTTTTGGAGTGGCCTCGGTTGCAGGCAAGCTCTATGTAATTGGTGGTGGCAGTGATCGAGTTGACCCACTTACTGGAGACCATGACAGGATCTTTGCAAGCAATGAGGTTTGGTCTTATGATCCTCTCTGTCGTTTATGGGTCCAGAGGGCTCCAATGCTTGTAGCTCGCGCAATGTTTGCCTGTTGTGCACTGGATGGGAACATAATTGTTGCTGGGGGCTTCACAAATTGCCGCAAATCAATATCAAAGGCTGAGATTTATAACCCTGAAGCTGACACGTGGGAGCCTCTCCCTGACCTACGTCAAGCACACAGCTCTGCATGCTCTGGACTTGTCATAAAGGGTAAGATGCATGTATTGCACAAAGGCCTACCAACAGTGCAGATTCTTGAAGATGGCAATGCTTGGGCTGTTGAGGACTACTCTTGGCTGCAAGGTCCGATGGCAATGGTTCGTGGGGAGCTTTATGTGCTGAGCAATAGTTGCATTATGAAGCAGCGTGGTGTGAATTTCCCTGATAAGATGGTGTCGTGTGCATCTGAATTCCAAAGCAGGATAGGTTTTGGGATGATTGGTTTGGGAGACAACATATATCTGGTTGGTGGAGTAATTGGACCTGGGCCAAGAAATCAGTGCATCAAGCCACTATCTGATGTTGATATCTTGAATGTTACTAGTGAGAGACCAACCTGGCTACCAGGATCACCAATGACACATTGTCGAGGGAGCATTTCTGGTTGTGCTTTGCTGAGGATTTAG